One window of Candidatus Phytoplasma solani genomic DNA carries:
- a CDS encoding carbohydrate ABC transporter permease — protein sequence MSFLKKISQNHWKYKHWYYLFPALIIAIIFNFYTLNKTFLISLDSGYNKFADVFSYYFNFKNYRNIFVDQDFLKALLNTFLLVLTAVPLSIFISLMIALGLNNVYNRFLKKFFQTVFFLPYLANSVIMGMVFAVLFYHNIFAFKDSSEGLINQFFNSSRDWINPAASYFSKMFVLVIYVVWRSLPFQILIFSVSLQNIGKNYFDAARVDGASKMTIFRKITLPLLSPIVFYQIIITMIQVFKEYESVVGIYGTNELKVNTIVGYIYHQISNPVLDSYSKGAAATIILFLISIFFTLFNFFFIKKKINRE from the coding sequence GTGTCATTTTTGAAAAAAATTTCTCAAAACCATTGGAAATATAAACATTGGTATTATTTGTTTCCAGCTTTAATTATTGCAATTATTTTTAATTTTTATACTTTAAATAAAACATTTTTAATTTCTTTAGACTCCGGTTATAATAAGTTTGCTGATGTTTTTTCTTACTATTTTAATTTTAAAAATTATCGAAATATTTTTGTTGATCAAGATTTTTTAAAAGCTCTTTTAAACACTTTTTTATTGGTTTTAACCGCAGTCCCTCTTTCTATTTTTATTTCTTTGATGATAGCTTTAGGTTTAAATAATGTTTATAATCGTTTTTTGAAAAAATTTTTTCAAACTGTTTTTTTTCTTCCTTATTTAGCTAATTCTGTTATTATGGGGATGGTTTTTGCAGTCCTTTTTTATCATAATATTTTTGCTTTTAAAGATAGTTCAGAAGGTTTAATTAATCAATTTTTTAATTCTTCGCGAGATTGGATTAATCCCGCTGCTTCTTATTTTAGCAAAATGTTTGTTTTAGTTATTTATGTTGTTTGGAGATCTTTACCTTTTCAAATTTTAATTTTTAGTGTTAGTTTACAAAATATTGGTAAAAATTATTTTGATGCTGCTAGGGTTGATGGTGCCTCTAAAATGACTATTTTTAGAAAAATTACTCTTCCTTTGCTTTCTCCAATTGTTTTTTATCAAATTATTATAACTATGATTCAAGTTTTTAAAGAGTATGAATCTGTTGTTGGTATTTATGGCACTAACGAATTGAAAGTTAACACCATTGTTGGTTATATTTATCATCAAATATCTAATCCTGTTCTTGATTCTTATTCCAAAGGAGCGGCCGCTACTATTATTTTATTTTTGATTTCTATTTTTTTCACTCTTTTTAATTTCTTTTTTATTAAAAAAAAAATCAATCGAGAATAA
- the asnS gene encoding asparagine--tRNA ligase — protein MKVSIKNIFQKTDFYLQKRLIIDGWVRNCRFQKNLIFIELNDGTFLENLQIVCKDIDLEKIKNTLQIGASLKVEGFLKEIENKEKKIEILAQNVILLGSSDFSYPIQPKKHSQSFLRTVTHLRIRTKLFGAVFRIRSAAFLALHSFFNKKGFFHVNTPIITTNDGEGAGELFQLTSLNLENSFKEKTSQLDYKKDFFGKKVFLTVTGQLEAEAMALSLNKVYTFGPTFRAEKSNTPRHAAEFWMLEPEMAFYDLKQNLKIAQEMLQYVIAKCLEENKKDIDFLDQTIRKGLVKELTDIIQEKEFLVIKYQKAIEILEKSDIVFENKIFYGSDLATEHEKFLTEKYFKKPVFVIDWPKEIKAFYMKNNPDQKTVAAMDLLVPRVGELIGGSQREENLSALIEKMKQMKIPQKDLEWYLDLRRFGSCIHSGFGLGFERLMIFLTGLDNIRDVIAFPRTYHNLTF, from the coding sequence ATGAAAGTTTCTATTAAAAATATTTTTCAAAAAACAGATTTTTATTTACAAAAAAGACTTATTATTGATGGTTGGGTTAGAAATTGTCGTTTTCAAAAAAATTTAATTTTTATAGAATTAAATGATGGTACTTTTTTAGAAAACCTACAAATTGTTTGTAAAGATATTGATTTAGAAAAAATAAAAAATACTTTGCAAATCGGAGCTTCTTTGAAAGTTGAAGGTTTTTTAAAAGAAATAGAAAATAAAGAAAAAAAAATTGAAATTTTAGCTCAAAATGTTATTTTATTGGGTTCAAGTGATTTTTCTTATCCAATTCAACCAAAAAAACATTCTCAATCATTTTTAAGAACAGTTACTCATCTAAGAATTCGTACAAAGCTTTTTGGGGCGGTTTTTCGTATTCGAAGTGCTGCTTTTTTAGCCCTACATAGTTTTTTTAATAAAAAAGGTTTTTTTCACGTTAATACTCCTATCATTACTACTAACGATGGCGAAGGAGCGGGAGAATTATTTCAACTTACTTCTCTTAATTTAGAAAATTCATTTAAAGAAAAAACATCACAATTAGATTATAAAAAAGATTTTTTTGGTAAAAAAGTTTTTTTAACAGTGACGGGGCAGTTAGAAGCTGAAGCAATGGCGTTATCTTTAAATAAAGTTTATACTTTTGGACCTACTTTTAGAGCTGAAAAATCTAATACTCCTAGACATGCTGCTGAATTTTGGATGTTAGAGCCAGAAATGGCTTTTTATGATTTAAAACAAAATTTAAAAATTGCTCAAGAAATGTTACAATATGTTATTGCTAAATGTCTCGAGGAAAATAAAAAAGATATTGATTTTTTGGATCAAACAATTAGAAAAGGTTTAGTTAAGGAATTAACTGATATTATTCAAGAAAAAGAATTCTTAGTAATTAAATATCAAAAAGCTATTGAAATTTTAGAAAAAAGTGACATTGTTTTTGAAAATAAAATTTTTTATGGCTCTGATTTAGCAACAGAACATGAAAAATTTTTAACTGAAAAATATTTTAAAAAACCAGTTTTTGTAATTGATTGGCCTAAAGAAATTAAAGCTTTTTATATGAAAAATAACCCTGATCAAAAAACAGTAGCAGCGATGGATCTTTTAGTTCCACGTGTTGGAGAACTTATTGGTGGTTCTCAAAGAGAAGAAAATTTATCAGCTTTAATCGAAAAAATGAAACAAATGAAAATACCACAAAAAGATTTAGAATGGTATTTAGATTTACGTCGGTTTGGTAGTTGTATTCATTCTGGTTTTGGATTAGGTTTTGAAAGGTTAATGATTTTTTTAACAGGTTTAGATAACATTAGAGATGTAATTGCTTTTCCAAGAACTTATCATAATTTAACTTTTTAA
- a CDS encoding ABC transporter ATP-binding protein, which yields MGIKLKQVSKIFVDKKTSKKTYAVNKIDIDIPKGKLISLLGPSGCGKSTTLYMIAGLHSISSGKIFFGDKDVTDVPIEKRGIGLVFQNYALYPHMTVQQNIAFPLENLKIPSQEILIKVEEIAKLVGIGEHLEKKPHELSGGQQQRVAIARALVKKPRVLLLDEPLSNLDAGLRLKTREEIRRIQRKTAITAVFVTHDQEEAMTISDEICLMKQGEIQQKGAPQEVYSNPCNLFVAKFLGNPLISIFDGEIICGKVYIGKSLLFDFSNNKSLNTLKQKIYVAIRPEGYWFAEDGNLEIETLFLESVGRDLMLLARHPQAVNNTFRLAFDEKSKNIIFPQGFISKQKIKFQIKQEKCFLFDQKTENRIF from the coding sequence ATGGGTATAAAATTAAAGCAAGTTTCTAAAATTTTTGTTGATAAAAAAACTTCAAAAAAAACTTATGCTGTTAATAAAATTGATATTGATATTCCTAAAGGGAAATTAATTAGTCTTTTAGGGCCTTCTGGTTGTGGCAAATCAACTACTCTTTATATGATTGCAGGACTTCATTCTATTTCTTCTGGAAAAATTTTTTTTGGAGATAAAGATGTAACCGATGTTCCTATAGAAAAAAGAGGGATTGGTTTGGTGTTTCAAAATTATGCTTTATATCCACATATGACAGTTCAACAAAATATTGCCTTTCCTCTGGAAAATTTAAAAATACCTTCACAAGAAATTTTAATTAAAGTCGAAGAAATTGCTAAATTAGTTGGCATTGGAGAGCATTTAGAAAAAAAACCACATGAATTATCTGGTGGGCAACAACAACGTGTTGCTATCGCTCGCGCTTTGGTTAAAAAACCACGAGTTTTACTGTTGGATGAACCTTTATCTAATTTAGATGCAGGACTTCGTTTAAAAACTCGTGAAGAGATTCGACGTATTCAAAGAAAAACAGCTATTACTGCCGTTTTTGTTACCCATGATCAAGAAGAAGCTATGACAATTAGTGATGAAATTTGTTTGATGAAACAAGGAGAAATACAACAAAAAGGCGCACCTCAAGAAGTTTATTCTAATCCTTGTAATTTATTTGTTGCAAAATTTTTAGGTAATCCTTTGATTTCTATTTTTGATGGTGAAATTATTTGCGGAAAAGTTTATATTGGCAAATCTTTGCTATTTGATTTTTCTAATAATAAATCTTTAAACACTTTAAAACAAAAAATTTATGTCGCTATTAGACCTGAAGGATATTGGTTTGCAGAGGATGGAAATTTAGAAATTGAAACTCTTTTTTTAGAAAGTGTTGGTAGAGATTTAATGTTATTAGCTCGTCACCCTCAAGCTGTCAATAATACTTTCCGACTTGCTTTTGATGAAAAAAGTAAAAATATTATTTTTCCTCAAGGTTTTATTTCTAAGCAAAAAATTAAATTTCAAATCAAACAAGAAAAATGTTTTCTTTTTGATCAAAAAACAGAAAATAGGATTTTTTAG
- a CDS encoding DHH family phosphoesterase: MQIIYEQIKIFDNIVIYGHIKPDGDCYGSQLGLKDIIKVTFPHKKVYVVGENNPYLSFVGSMDQIGDDLFQNVLAIVVDCGQEKRISDTRFKLAQKIIRIDHHLLTDQYGDYQWVDPSYSSCSQMIFDLKQNFKMKLTNRGALALYVGIVTDTGNFCFDRVNQHTLKIASSLLAFDLDVSKIFYHLNKENLTLFHYKAYIFQNAITSKGFVYLVVPQEILQKFHLNIDIAASLVNILGHLEGHPVWAFFMEKEDKTFKVSVRSRGPEINHIAKQFQGGGHLRACGAILNSKEQIQLFIEKIQESIMVFEKNKNKSDFY, encoded by the coding sequence ATGCAAATTATTTATGAACAAATTAAAATTTTTGATAACATCGTTATTTATGGTCATATTAAACCAGATGGCGATTGTTATGGGTCTCAGTTAGGTTTAAAAGATATTATTAAAGTTACTTTTCCTCATAAAAAAGTTTATGTAGTGGGGGAAAACAACCCTTATTTATCTTTTGTAGGTTCGATGGATCAAATTGGAGATGATTTATTTCAAAATGTTTTAGCTATTGTAGTTGATTGTGGCCAAGAAAAAAGAATTAGTGATACTAGATTTAAATTAGCTCAAAAAATTATTAGAATTGACCATCATTTATTAACTGATCAATATGGTGATTATCAATGGGTTGACCCTAGTTATTCCTCTTGTTCTCAAATGATTTTTGATTTGAAACAAAATTTTAAGATGAAGTTAACTAATAGAGGGGCTTTGGCGTTGTATGTAGGTATTGTTACTGACACTGGTAATTTTTGTTTTGATAGAGTTAATCAACACACTTTAAAAATAGCTTCTTCTTTGCTTGCATTTGATTTAGATGTTTCTAAAATTTTTTATCACCTTAATAAAGAAAATTTAACTTTGTTTCATTATAAAGCTTATATTTTTCAAAACGCTATCACTTCTAAAGGCTTTGTTTATCTTGTCGTCCCTCAAGAAATCTTGCAAAAATTTCATTTAAATATTGACATTGCTGCTAGTTTAGTTAATATTTTAGGTCATTTAGAAGGTCATCCAGTATGGGCTTTTTTTATGGAAAAAGAAGATAAAACTTTTAAAGTTAGTGTTCGTTCTCGTGGTCCTGAAATTAATCATATTGCTAAACAATTTCAAGGTGGTGGTCACCTAAGAGCTTGTGGTGCTATTTTAAATTCTAAAGAACAAATACAACTTTTTATTGAAAAGATTCAAGAATCTATTATGGTTTTTGAAAAAAACAAAAATAAAAGTGATTTTTATTAA
- a CDS encoding extracellular solute-binding protein: protein MVLKDNLKIIVFFLFAFLFLNIIILFPKTKVNDLRKNHYEELKTTLKKYKDKNKWENFKQKKLTIVFWHNLESWKNPEILKELIQKFNEEYPNITVKEEFKGNWGTLTKNINVALPANNEPHLIVSYPDFLVDYYESGKLVPLDDFILHENKEIQLKEQKEQKIFYASYEEESQIKLGKEEQKWYSLPFTKNIELMFYNQTYFKKLKERIKNSSLKDEIKNYFFDYDKNFLGKLRDDITWEQLENLCYVIKQLDPQKIPISYESESNLFIVTSAQKNIQYTNTPTQSDQLGVDFDNDEAKEMVKYFKTHFYDKKYLITRKLSGENHTIPLFFKENILMNINSSNAVDYLSKANFQVGVTSFPKSDKDKKKTLQQGANVNLFYKQNKDEVLASWLFLKYLTSKKANSILFKQESSQFPTRPDYVNTDEFKKEIEEYKKIILEKERLDVLSKEELKSLLKAKFLLFLNKERKEDEKQREEQKEPIYFFSPVFQKSYIARLVVNQLLVDCFLLDKDDKDLANKINALFETAQKKALA from the coding sequence GTGGTATTAAAGGATAACTTAAAAATTATTGTTTTTTTTCTTTTTGCTTTCCTATTTTTAAACATTATAATTTTATTTCCTAAAACCAAAGTTAATGATTTAAGAAAAAATCATTACGAAGAATTAAAAACAACACTTAAAAAGTATAAAGATAAAAATAAATGGGAAAACTTTAAACAAAAAAAACTTACTATTGTCTTTTGGCACAATCTAGAATCATGGAAAAACCCAGAAATTTTAAAAGAACTTATTCAAAAATTTAATGAAGAATATCCAAATATCACAGTTAAAGAAGAATTTAAAGGTAATTGGGGTACTCTTACTAAAAACATAAATGTTGCTTTACCAGCTAACAACGAACCTCATTTAATTGTTTCTTATCCTGATTTTTTAGTTGATTATTATGAATCAGGTAAATTAGTTCCTCTTGATGATTTTATTTTGCATGAAAATAAAGAAATACAATTGAAAGAACAAAAAGAACAAAAAATATTTTATGCTAGCTATGAAGAAGAATCACAAATTAAATTAGGAAAAGAAGAGCAAAAATGGTATTCTTTGCCTTTCACCAAAAATATTGAATTAATGTTTTATAATCAAACTTATTTTAAAAAATTAAAAGAAAGAATTAAAAACTCCTCCCTTAAAGATGAAATTAAAAATTATTTTTTTGATTATGATAAAAATTTTTTAGGTAAATTAAGAGATGATATTACATGGGAACAATTAGAAAATTTATGTTATGTTATTAAACAATTAGATCCTCAAAAAATTCCTATTTCTTATGAATCCGAATCTAACTTATTTATCGTTACTTCCGCTCAAAAAAATATTCAATACACAAATACCCCGACCCAAAGCGATCAATTAGGGGTTGATTTTGATAATGATGAAGCTAAAGAAATGGTTAAATATTTTAAAACACATTTTTATGATAAAAAATATTTAATTACTCGTAAATTATCTGGTGAAAATCACACTATTCCTTTGTTTTTTAAAGAAAATATTTTAATGAATATTAATTCTTCTAATGCGGTGGATTATTTAAGTAAAGCTAACTTTCAAGTGGGTGTCACATCTTTTCCTAAATCTGATAAAGACAAAAAAAAGACCTTGCAACAAGGAGCTAATGTTAATTTATTTTATAAACAAAACAAAGATGAAGTTCTTGCTTCTTGGTTATTTTTAAAATATTTAACTTCCAAAAAAGCAAATAGCATTTTATTTAAACAAGAAAGTAGTCAATTTCCTACAAGACCAGATTATGTAAATACTGATGAATTTAAAAAAGAAATAGAAGAATATAAAAAAATTATATTAGAAAAAGAAAGATTAGATGTTTTATCTAAAGAAGAACTCAAATCTCTTTTAAAAGCAAAATTTTTATTATTTTTAAACAAAGAAAGAAAAGAAGATGAAAAACAAAGAGAAGAACAAAAAGAACCAATTTATTTCTTTTCTCCTGTTTTTCAAAAATCTTATATTGCAAGATTAGTTGTAAATCAATTATTAGTTGATTGTTTTTTGTTAGATAAAGATGATAAAGACCTAGCAAATAAAATTAATGCATTGTTTGAAACAGCCCAAAAAAAAGCTCTTGCTTAA
- a CDS encoding carbohydrate ABC transporter permease: MNKLQLDLLILKKKIPCFFFIFVKYFFLFLIAIILALPFYWMLNVSFQNDSLNVSWYPKNFTIKHFVDVLSHKNGVFFHSFLITILVVFFSTILGLFVSVITAFALSILKFKTKKIVFGLFLVTTMITTESMFLTNYQTVARLGLVDSGNGSQLPGGVYFAMVLPFLINFFHIFLLIQNIKKIPKELYLSAKIDGSSDFNFLYKILVPLLKDNLINIIIFRAVAAWNAYLWPKLVGGKLLTVIMRDFFNSETKPALINQQMAATVLITIPLVLLFIFCKKYILESKLHSGIKG; encoded by the coding sequence ATGAATAAACTTCAATTAGATTTATTGATTTTGAAAAAAAAAATACCATGTTTTTTTTTCATTTTTGTTAAATATTTTTTTTTATTTTTAATTGCGATTATTTTAGCTTTGCCTTTTTATTGGATGTTAAATGTTTCTTTTCAAAATGACAGTCTAAATGTTAGTTGGTATCCTAAAAATTTTACAATTAAACATTTTGTAGATGTTTTATCACATAAGAATGGTGTTTTTTTTCACTCTTTTTTAATAACTATTTTAGTGGTTTTTTTTTCTACTATTTTAGGACTTTTTGTTTCTGTGATTACTGCTTTTGCTTTAAGTATTTTGAAATTTAAAACTAAAAAAATTGTTTTTGGCCTTTTTTTAGTTACTACTATGATTACTACTGAAAGTATGTTTTTAACGAATTATCAAACTGTGGCTCGTTTGGGTTTGGTTGATTCTGGCAATGGTTCTCAATTGCCTGGTGGTGTTTATTTTGCTATGGTATTACCTTTTTTAATTAATTTTTTTCATATTTTTTTATTAATACAAAATATCAAAAAAATACCTAAAGAATTATATTTATCTGCTAAAATTGATGGTAGTAGTGATTTTAATTTTTTATATAAAATTTTAGTTCCCCTTTTAAAAGATAATTTAATTAATATTATTATTTTTAGAGCTGTGGCCGCTTGGAATGCTTATTTATGGCCTAAACTTGTTGGTGGTAAATTATTAACAGTAATAATGAGAGATTTTTTTAATTCTGAAACAAAACCAGCTTTAATCAATCAACAAATGGCAGCTACTGTTTTAATTACGATTCCTTTAGTTTTATTATTTATTTTTTGTAAGAAATATATTTTAGAAAGTAAGTTACACAGTGGTATTAAAGGATAA
- the mnmE gene encoding tRNA uridine-5-carboxymethylaminomethyl(34) synthesis GTPase MnmE: MLFNTIAAISTPLATGGISVIRVSGTQAITEINKIFRGKNLLEALTHTIYHGFILNQDKTVLDEVLVSVFKAPQSFTGENVIEISTHGGILITQMVLERILTLDIRLAHPGEFSQRAYLNGKIDLVQADSIMDLIYATNQNAVKIANLGLHKQTSQLVIDLREKILHLIAQIEVNIDYPEYDDTLLITQNIIVPQVTSLMEQLEDILSHSQKSRYLKDGIKTLIIGRPNVGKSSLLNALLNEPKAIVSDIAGTTRDFVDAYFNCQGITLHLIDTAGIHQTKNPIEKIGISRTKKLLLQAELILLVLDQSNTLQDEDQQLLQLTNLKTRIIVGNKADLNSDQFKSQKMFSTVFLKDFISVSSLKKTGLLTLQKAILQKFQLELIQPKDFNYFSNVRHINQIQIAHQALKELQNAIAQSMPIDIYSIDLTKAYQALGEIIGDNQENNLIKELFARFCLGK; encoded by the coding sequence ATGCTTTTCAATACTATTGCTGCTATCTCAACCCCCCTAGCAACAGGGGGGATTAGTGTAATTAGAGTCAGCGGCACTCAAGCGATTACAGAAATTAATAAAATTTTTCGAGGTAAAAATTTGTTAGAAGCTTTAACTCACACCATTTATCATGGTTTTATTTTAAACCAAGACAAAACAGTTTTAGATGAAGTTTTAGTTTCGGTTTTTAAAGCTCCTCAATCTTTTACCGGTGAAAATGTGATTGAAATTAGCACTCATGGTGGCATTTTAATTACTCAAATGGTGTTAGAACGAATTTTAACTTTAGATATTAGATTGGCTCATCCTGGTGAATTTAGTCAAAGAGCTTATCTTAATGGCAAAATTGATTTAGTGCAAGCTGATTCTATTATGGATTTAATTTACGCCACTAATCAAAACGCTGTTAAAATAGCTAATCTGGGATTGCATAAACAAACTTCTCAATTAGTCATTGACTTGCGAGAAAAAATTTTGCATCTTATTGCTCAAATTGAAGTTAATATTGATTATCCTGAATATGATGATACTTTGTTAATAACACAAAACATTATTGTTCCTCAAGTGACTAGTTTGATGGAACAATTAGAAGATATTTTATCCCATTCTCAAAAAAGTAGATATCTTAAAGATGGCATTAAAACTTTAATTATTGGACGTCCTAATGTGGGCAAATCAAGTTTATTAAATGCTTTGTTAAATGAACCAAAAGCGATTGTTTCTGATATCGCAGGAACTACAAGAGATTTTGTTGATGCTTATTTTAATTGTCAAGGGATTACTCTTCATTTAATTGATACTGCAGGGATACATCAAACAAAAAATCCCATCGAAAAAATAGGTATTTCAAGAACTAAAAAACTTTTGTTACAAGCAGAATTAATTTTATTAGTTTTGGATCAAAGCAATACTTTACAAGATGAAGATCAACAATTATTGCAATTAACTAATTTAAAAACTCGCATTATTGTAGGCAATAAAGCAGATTTAAATAGTGATCAATTTAAATCTCAAAAAATGTTTTCAACTGTGTTTTTAAAAGATTTCATTTCGGTTTCAAGTTTAAAAAAAACCGGTTTGTTGACATTACAAAAAGCTATTTTACAAAAATTTCAATTAGAGCTTATTCAACCAAAAGATTTTAATTATTTTTCTAATGTTAGGCACATTAATCAAATTCAAATAGCACATCAAGCTTTAAAGGAACTACAAAACGCTATTGCGCAATCGATGCCAATTGATA